A window of Hydrogenimonas thermophila genomic DNA:
TGAATATCAAGAGATGCTTGACAAAGTCTATCTGCCTATCTAACAAAATCGTAAGTGAGTATTATTTTAATCATACCAAATTTTTGAAAAATCAAACTCTATTTTGCACTTTCCTATATCAAAGGTAAATGTCTCATCTGTAGCATCAAGAGCTTTTATGTAGCGTCCTTCGTGAAGTTTAAAGACTTTTGCCAAGTTTTAATCTGGATAGACTAAAATAACGTTAGTTCGGCTTAAGCCACCACCGCCAATAGATTCCTTTCCGATTCATCTAATCGAATAGAAGGTTTTTTTGGCTGATAGGTATAAGCAATTAATGCACTAATCCAGTTAATCATAGCATTAATGTCATCTGCAATGCTAAAATACACCACAAACGCAAAAGAAAAATGTACCACTTGTAAAAGATAGAGTAAAAAATATGATAGATTTCCTCCAAATATTTGGAGGAGCTATGGATGATTACATATGAGGAGTTTGTAATGATACATACGCTTCACAAACAAGGGTACAGTATAAGAGCGATTGCAAGAATGACAGGGTTAGATAGAAGGACAATTTCAAAAAGATTAAAAGAAAAAGAGTTAATGCCAAGAAAGAGAGTGGATAACCCATTCCAACCCTAATATTCATTTAATAACGTGAGTTCGGGATAAGAAAAGAATAAAAATTGCTTGAGCCTTCCTCAGAAGAACACCAAATACCAAGAGGAAGGCAATATGATTTTAACAAAACTTTTTGTAGAAATCGATGATTTTTATAAATCATTTGAGCCAGAGTATCATA
This region includes:
- a CDS encoding helix-turn-helix domain-containing protein — translated: MITYEEFVMIHTLHKQGYSIRAIARMTGLDRRTISKRLKEKELMPRKRVDNPFQP